GCTGTTTCCGTGTGACGCGAGCTACGACACGATGGCCGACGTGCCGGAAGAGATCCGCACCAACCGTCGGTACGCGCAGTTCCCGGAATACTCGATCCAGGGCACCGTGGATGCGGTTGCGAAGGAGTTCGGCGGGATCGACATCCTCATTCACTCGATCGCGTTCAGCTCGGAAATCAAGAAGTCGCTGATCGAGACGAGCCGCAAGGCGTACCACGAGGCGATGGGGATCTCGTCGTACTCGCTCGTGAGCATGGTTCGGGCAGCGGCGCCCCACATGGCGAACCGGCCGGGCGGGGCGAGCGTGGTGGGGCTGACCTACGTTGCCGGCGAGCGGGTCGTCCCACACTACGGCGGTGGCATGGGCACCTGCAAGGCTGCGCTCCAGATGGACGCGAAGCAGCTCTCGTGGTTCGTGGGCGACAAGAACGTGCGCGTGAACCTGATCTCCGCCGGCCCCTACGCCAGTCGCGCGGCGCGGGCGATCAACCCGGACTTCGACAAGCTCATCACGCACGCGGCCGAGCACTCCCCGCTGCGCCGGCCGATCGAGCCGGAAGAGGTCGCGAATGCGACCCTCTACCTGTGCAGCCCGTTCGCCAGCGCTGTGACCGGTCAGATCCTTTACGTGGACTGCGGTTACAACATCATGGGGACGTGATTCGCGGATATAATTAAGACTTAATCGGTCCGTATTGTAATCGCGAGATTCCTATGGCTATCCCTATCACGTGCCCCGGTTGCTCGGCCCGGATGAACGCGCCCGACGCCGCGGCCGGCAAGAAGGTCAAGTGCCCCAAGTGCCAGAAGGTGCTTGAGGTGCCGGAGTTGGTCGTAGACGCTCCGGCCTTCGAGGTGGTG
This region of Gemmata massiliana genomic DNA includes:
- a CDS encoding SDR family oxidoreductase; this translates as MLPINLSGKVALVSGVGDNISFAWYIAKTLQAAGATIVLACHPRVMGIVEGVLTRDVDRESRLLPDGSEFKPAKLFPCDASYDTMADVPEEIRTNRRYAQFPEYSIQGTVDAVAKEFGGIDILIHSIAFSSEIKKSLIETSRKAYHEAMGISSYSLVSMVRAAAPHMANRPGGASVVGLTYVAGERVVPHYGGGMGTCKAALQMDAKQLSWFVGDKNVRVNLISAGPYASRAARAINPDFDKLITHAAEHSPLRRPIEPEEVANATLYLCSPFASAVTGQILYVDCGYNIMGT